Proteins found in one Oryza glaberrima chromosome 4, OglaRS2, whole genome shotgun sequence genomic segment:
- the LOC127771263 gene encoding extensin-like, producing MGGKAALLMALVAMSVVLEARADAGGYGGGYTPTPTPVKPAPKPEKPPKEHKPPHHHEPKPEKPPKEHKPPAYTPPKPTPTPPTYTPTPKPTPPPYTPKPTPPAHTPTPPTYTPTPTPPKPTPPTYKPQPKPTPAPYTPTPTPPTYKPQPKPTPAPYTPTPTPKPTPPPTYKPQPKPTPSPYTPTPAPPTYKPQPKPNPPPTYKPQPKPTPTPYTPTPTPPSYKPQPKPTPTPHTPTPTPPSYKPQPKPNPPPTYKPQPKPNPPPTYKPAPPTYKPQPKPNPPPTYKPAPKPTPTPYKPAPPTYKPQPKPTPTPYTPPTYKPQPKPTPTPTPYTPTPKPNPPPTYKPQPKPTPTPTPYKPQPKPTPSPYTPTPKPTPTPPTYTPTPTPPYHKPPPSYTPGPPPPY from the coding sequence ATGGGTGGCAAGGCTGCTCTCCTGATGGCCCTGGTGGCCATGAGCGTCGTCCTGGAGGCCAGGGCGGACGCCGGTGGCTACGGCGGCGGGtacacgccgacgccgacgccggtgaAGCCGGCGCCGAAGCCGGAGAAGCCGCCCAAGGAGCACAAGCCGCCGCACCACCACGAGCCCAAGCCGGAGAAGCCACCCAAGGAGCACAAGCCACCGGCCTACACGCCGCCCAAGCCGACGCCCACCCCACCCACGTACACCCCGACACCCAAGCCTACGCCACCGCCATACACGCCcaagccgacgccgccggctcACACCCCTACTCCCCCGACGTACACGCCGACCCCCACTCCACCCAAGCCGACGCCTCCCACCTACAAGCCACAGCCCAAGCCGACGCCTGCGCCTTACACTCCCACTCCCACACCGCCAACATACAAGCCACAGCCGAAGCCGACCCCTGCGCCTTACACTCCCACTCCCACGCCCAAGCCGACCCCGCCACCGACGTACAAGCCGCAGCCGAAGCCGACCCCCTCTCCCTATACTCCcactccggcgccgccgacgtacAAGCCGCAGCCCAAGCCGAACCCGCCACCTACGTACAAGCCGCAGCCGAAGCCGACTCCCACCCCCTACACTCCCACTCCGACGCCGCCATCGTACAAGCCGCAGCCGAAGCCGACTCCCACACCGCACACTCCCACTCCGACGCCGCCATCCTACAAGCCGCAGCCCAAGCCGAACCCGCCACCCACGTACAAGCCGCAGCCCAAGCCAAACCCGCCACCCACGTACAAGCCGGCGCCGCCAACCTACAAGCCGCAGCCCAAGCCAAACCCGCCACCCACGTACAAGCCGGCGCCGAAGCCGACTCCCACTCCCTACAAGCCGGCGCCGCCAACCTACAAGCCGCAGCCTAAGCCGACTCCCACTCCCTACACTCCACCCACGTACAAGCCACAGCCGAAGCCGactcccactcccactcccTACACTCCCACGCCCAAGCCGAACCCGCCGCCAACCTACAAGCCACAGCCCAAGCCGACTCCCACGCCGACGCCGTACAAGCCGCAGCCCAAGCCGACTCCTTCTCCCTACACTCCCACCCCCAAGCCAactccgacgccgccgacctacacaccgacgccgacgccgccgtaccacaagccgccgccgtcctacacccccggcccgccgccgccctattAG